A DNA window from Sphingomonas changnyeongensis contains the following coding sequences:
- a CDS encoding thioesterase family protein, with product MSTAPAIGAAQGADGTSQPTGFGALIAALTPLDRADGSTAGLTTELPENWTQGRTAYGGLSAALCVEAARRMAADLPPLRSGQFAFAGPAAGRLDIRPELVRRGRSAATMAVALDGDQGPAVRALLTYGAARDSRVGHDSLAAPDVAGPDDCPAFFPSGGGPRFAANMEMRLAAGNRPLAGGDPAFWLWVRHRAPDGADPLTALVALADSPPPAAMVGFPAPAPISTMTWTLDLLGDPGDDPGVWRLLHSVSEQAGHGYSAQAMTLWDADRRPLAVARQMVALFT from the coding sequence ATGAGCACCGCACCGGCCATCGGCGCAGCGCAGGGCGCGGACGGGACCAGCCAGCCGACCGGATTCGGCGCGCTGATCGCGGCGCTGACCCCGCTTGACCGGGCCGACGGCAGCACAGCCGGACTGACGACCGAATTGCCCGAAAACTGGACGCAGGGGCGCACCGCTTATGGCGGGCTGTCGGCCGCCTTGTGCGTGGAAGCCGCGCGGCGCATGGCCGCGGATCTGCCGCCGCTGCGCTCCGGCCAGTTCGCCTTTGCAGGGCCAGCCGCCGGGCGGCTGGACATCCGGCCGGAGCTGGTGCGGCGCGGCCGCTCGGCCGCCACCATGGCCGTGGCGCTCGACGGCGATCAGGGACCGGCGGTGCGCGCGCTGCTGACCTATGGCGCCGCGCGCGACAGCCGGGTCGGTCATGACAGCCTGGCCGCACCGGACGTGGCCGGGCCGGATGACTGCCCGGCCTTTTTCCCCTCAGGCGGCGGCCCGCGCTTTGCCGCGAACATGGAGATGCGCCTTGCCGCCGGCAACCGGCCGCTGGCGGGCGGCGATCCCGCCTTCTGGCTGTGGGTGCGCCACCGCGCGCCGGACGGGGCCGATCCGCTGACCGCCCTTGTCGCGCTCGCCGATTCGCCGCCGCCCGCCGCCATGGTCGGCTTTCCCGCCCCCGCGCCGATCAGCACCATGACCTGGACGCTCGATCTGCTCGGCGATCCGGGCGATGATCCGGGGGTGTGGCGGCTGCTGCATTCGGTGAGCGAACAGGCAGGCCATGGCTATTCGGCGCAGGCGATGACGCTGTGGGACGCGGACCGCCGCCCGCTTGCCGTTGCCCGGCAGATGGTCGCGCTGTTCACCTGA